The Urbifossiella limnaea nucleotide sequence CTACTCCGCCGGCGGCGACGGCGTCTACCAGATGGCCCCGCGGATGGCCGACCGGTGGGCCGCGGCGGCGATGATGGCCGGGCACCCGAACGGCGTGTCGCCGCTGTCGCTGCGGAACGTGCCGTTCGCCCTCCAGGTGGGCGAGAACGACACGGCCTACAACCGCAGCAAGGTCGGCCGCGAGTTCGGCGAGCACCTCGACAAGCTGCGGCTGGCCGACCCCGGCGGGTACGAGCACCTGGTAAAGATTCACCCCGGCAAGGGCCACTGGATGGACCGCGAGGACAAGCTGGCCCTGCCGTGGATGGCGAAGTTCACGCGGACGCCGGTGCCGGACCGCGTGGTGTGGCACCAGTCGGGCAACCTGCACGACCGCTCGTACTGGCTCGCGGTGCCGCAGCTCGGCGGCCTGCACACGGTGGTGACGGCGAAGCGGGCCGGGCAGACGATCGAGGTGGCGAGCGTCGGCGTGAAGCGGGTGCTGGTGCGGCTCGACGACCGGGTGGCGGACCTGGACCGGCCGGTGCGGGTCGTGAGCGACGGCAAGGAGCTCTACGCCGGCTCGCCGCCGCGGACCGCGGCGGTGCTGGCGAAGACGCTGGCCGGCCGCGGCGACCCGCGGCTGATGTTCAGCGCCGAGGTGGCGGTGGAGCTGCCGTAGGGGCTGTGAGACGTTGGGACCGGGCCGTGGCTTCGACCGACCGTCACTCGGCACGACCGGAGACCGCCGATGGCCGACAGCCGACAACTCCCCAGCTCGATGGTCGCCGCCGAGTTCGGCGAGGTGAACGTCCGCCCCGCCGGCGGCGCCGTCGAGGTCACCTTCACCGTGGCGATGGAGCCGCAGGGCGTCGACGCCGAGGGCTGGCAGACCGGCGTGGCCCTCGACGCCAGCGCGTCCATGCGGAAGGCCTACGGCCGGCAGCTCACCGGCACCATACCCGTCGCCGTGCAGGCCGAGTACCGGGCGCGCGGGTGGATGGCCGAGCGCGTCGAAGACGGCAAGTCCACGCTGAAGCTGAAGGCCGCCGGGCACGACGACGCCGTCCGCCGCGGCTACCTCCGGTTCGGCGAGAACGTCGTCGAGCCACGGGCCCGGGAGTTCATCTCGTACCTCGCCGGCAACCTCGACGCCGACGGCGGCACCACCGTCGTGTACTGGGCGTGCGACGACGGCCGCGGCGTCGAGGTGCTCGGCGACTTCACCGCCGACCAGTGCCGCACGCTGGCCCTCGGCGGCCCCGCCGCGGCGCGCTTCGGCACCGGCACCTACCTGCTGCCGGCGCTCGACTACTTCCTGACGCGGTTCGCGGACGCCGCCCGCGGCATGTACCTGTTCGTGACCGACGGCCGGCTCGACGACCTGGACGCCGTCAAGCGCGCGACCACGCAGCTGGCGAAGCGCATCGCCGCGGGCCAGCGGAACCCGGTGAAGTGCGTCCTGATCGGCGTCGGCGAAGCGATCGACGAGGGGCAGATGGAGGAACTCGACGACCTCGACACCGGCACCGACGTGGACATCTGGGACCACAAGATCGCGGCCGAGATGCGGGCGCTGACGGAGATCTTCGCCGAGGTGGTGGACGAGAACCAGATCGTGGCGCCGCGGGCGGCACTGTACGACTCGGCCGGCCGACTGGCGCGCGAGTTCACCGACGGGATGCCGGCGAAGGTGACGTTCCGGGTGCCGGCCGGGAGCGACTGGTTCGAGCTGGAGATCGAGGGGCAGCGGGTCCGGCAGCGGCTGCGGTGAGGGGGTCTGGCTTTTGTCCGCAGCCCCGGAGGGGCGGCAGCCAATAGCCCAGGGCGTCAGCCCCGGGTGGCGTAGGCGTGGTCCAAGGGGCGTGGCTCCCACGAACTCCGCCGTAGGCTACCCAGGGTTTATACACCCTGGGCTATTGACTGCCGCCCCTCCGGGGCTCCGAACACAAGCCTGGCGGTACGAGCGGGAGCGTCCCATGCGCGTGTTGTTCCAGGTGTCGGCGCTGGCGCTGCGGCAGGTGCTCGGCCCCGGGTCCGACTCGGCGCTCATGGCCGTCGGCAGCCGCTTCCAGGACCGCAGCGCGCGCCTGCTCGAAACCCTGAAGGGGGCCAACGCCCAGGCGTGGCGCGCCATCGAGATCGCCCTCGCCGGCGCGTCGTGGTGGGACAAGTGCAAGCTGGCCGTGTCCAGCGGCGAGCAGGCCGCCTTCCGCACGCAAGTGGCCGCGTTCCTGCAGGCCACCCCGTGCGACGACCTGCCCGACGCCGGCCCGGAGTTCCGCAAGCGCTGCCTCGCCGAGCTGAAGGCCGCCCGCAAGGCCCGGCTCCTCCCCGGGGACCAGCTCGGCGACCCCGCCGCGCTCGACGCCGCCGCCAAGTCGCTGGCCCGGTTCGACGACCCGAAGGCCGTCCTCGACGCCGAACTCGCCGCCGTCCGCCGCACGAGCCAGGAGCTCCAGCAGGCCGGGTTCGCCGAGCTCGGCCGGTTCGTGGCGCTGAAGCCGCCGCAGGGGCAGCCGCTGCTCGTCGTCGCGGTGCAGTACTTCTTCCGCAAGGACGTACAGGCCGACACCGAGCTCGCGGCCGAGTTCCAGTTCCAGGAAGTGGAGAAGCTGTCGCAGCGGCAGGAGGCCGGGTTCGCCGGGTTGCAGCAGGCCGTGGCCGCGCAGGGCGCCCGGCTCGACCAGCTGCTCGCCGACGCGATGACGCTCCTGGAGGACACGCACGCCCTGGCCGCGGAGACGCGCGACGTGGGGCTGGCGGTGCAGACGGACGTGCAGGCCCTGAAGGCGGAGATGGCGCAGCAGAACGAGCAGCTGCGGCAGATGTACCAGGCGATGCTCGACCTGATGGCCCGGCAGGC carries:
- a CDS encoding vWA domain-containing protein — translated: MADSRQLPSSMVAAEFGEVNVRPAGGAVEVTFTVAMEPQGVDAEGWQTGVALDASASMRKAYGRQLTGTIPVAVQAEYRARGWMAERVEDGKSTLKLKAAGHDDAVRRGYLRFGENVVEPRAREFISYLAGNLDADGGTTVVYWACDDGRGVEVLGDFTADQCRTLALGGPAAARFGTGTYLLPALDYFLTRFADAARGMYLFVTDGRLDDLDAVKRATTQLAKRIAAGQRNPVKCVLIGVGEAIDEGQMEELDDLDTGTDVDIWDHKIAAEMRALTEIFAEVVDENQIVAPRAALYDSAGRLAREFTDGMPAKVTFRVPAGSDWFELEIEGQRVRQRLR